GCAAGAAGCCAAAtatcattcattgccatgattggCAGACAACATTTATTGTATGAGCTGTATAGTTCTTTCTAGCATATTTTTGCTCTTTCAGTTACTAATAGTATGGCATATCTGTTTCTTTGCTAGGCTCCTCTGTACTGGGAGATATTTGTACATAAAGGATTAAATTCAGCTAGGATATGCTTTACATGCCACAACTTTGAGTATCAGGGGACTGCAGCAGCTTCAGAGTTAGACTCATGTGGTCTTGTTAGCCAGAATCTAAACCAATCAGATAAAATGCAAGACAACTCAGCACGGGATAGAGTTAATTCTGTCAAGGTAAGTTCATAAAATATTACTGATCATATTATATATCTTCAATAAATATAGGTAATAGAGATTTTCCTTTCATGATCAGGGTGGGATTGTTTTCTCAAACATTGTGACAACAGTTTCACCTACTTATGCCCAAGAAGTGAGAACTGCAGAGGTATGGTTTATTTCTTGTTCTAGTGCAGTATGTATTTTCTAGTTCTACCAAAATATCTTTtgtctttaattaattaatataaataataaggCAACAACACACGTTGGCACAAACATATAGATGTCTCCACGTAATGTTTTTCAAGGGAGTTGGTTCTTGACCATGACATATTGAGTCTTTAGAATTTGATTTTACAACTTCTGCGTCTCAAATCAACTTTAGAATTTGATTTGGggagattttattttgttcatttttcaaGCCCAAGTAGCTTTCAAGTGCAGGTGTGCTCCACCTAACAACTTAAGCTTTCTGTAAATTTTGTTCTCAACAAGAATAAAAAGGGCTATgctactaataataatgtaggaTTCTAGCCTATGtctttgtatcatcatttgGAATTTGTTATTATTACCTGTCTAACAGAAGGGAACTTAGTTAGCTGATCCAATTTGCAAATTGGCATGGTTTGGAAATTATttgcatttaattttacgaggatttttctgtttttctatatattaagAAAACGATAGAGAGACATACAATTCATTCTCAACGTTATTTAACTTTAAACTAGTGCTCTTCCTAATTTTTCAGTCTTAAAAAAGTTGTTCCAATAAAAATGCAGGGAGGACATGGTCTCCATTCAACACTCTCTTCCCACTCCAGAAAGTTCATTGGCATTCTTAATGGTATTGATACTGATGCATGGAATCCTGCCACTGATGAATTTCTTCCAGTCCAGTACAATGCAACTGATCTGCACGGGAAAGTAGAGAATAAGCAAGCCTTGAGAAGGAAACTAGGTCTTTCATCTGCAGATATTAGGAGGCCATTGGTAATTGGTAGAATATTAAATGGTAGTTGGTagaatattaaatgttttactGGAAGGTACTAGAAGTTGTTATAGGTTTTCAGAAGATTATAGAGATCTCTTTGTAATTATTACTGTAGGGTTAagttctctatttatagagaccGCTGTactgtttaaaattaatcaatttgaaTAACAATCTTCTTTCAAGTTGGTACTAGATCTCCGAacttgtaattgaaatttgaagGCGTCATCATGGATAATATGGGAAAGCAATCGAGATTAAATAGGATTACAGTCATCTTAAAATGAGtcagaaaaattaaaacttaagcGTACTAAAGTATTTCGAAATACAAGAAATACTAAGAGAATCCTAAGGAGACTAAGCagcatcatcatcttcctccaaggCTTGCTCTAGAGGCACCTCATCcatctctgctcacatccaagtggatgatcattgcaaaagaaaaacatacccaagcaaacacaaacacacaagcaagggtgagctagatataaaaatcatgttataacagtcACACACAATATACAAATAAAGATAGATATACTGGGCCATACAAACATAACTTCTTGCACTTTAAACTTGACttgtccggactagaatgattgccgagctatggcgagttatgcactcgtggtggcctctactgctttgcaaagccatttcCAATGAGTTTCACCTTACGatactcacgaggttagtccgttatcactcaccttgggccatactggaagcacccaagactaggacctcctgctactcctcaccacatgaatcaatcctctctacttgagaatgaaacaccattggagcgtcaagaaaaccccaagactgagctaccatgcaaatcattctaaacattactagggcaccaccatgaattTTCTTCtggaagatcatggaattacgtccaacactatagggcaccaccatgtgacATCCCTTTGAgattcatggaattacgtccatcaaccatactagTACAAGCACATACTTTTAACCACCAAACATGTTTCACATACTCACATACTTGTAATATAATCACattatcacatcatactatgcattgCAATTATCCCACACACTTAATTCAACCCAAAATAAGAGCAAAAGAGGCTGGAACCGAACACTATGAGCTTTGGCCGAGCACTTAGGGCTTTGGCCGAACGTTATGAGCtttgaccgaacgctatttagacCACGtaccactaagaccgaacgatatcaagaccgagcaccatcaagaccgaacgctacctatgACCGAATGGTTTGAACTGGTAAGGCTAAAGAGACCGACCACTCAAAGCAgaataaggccgaacgctccaGAGTACCATTTCTAgccatttttactaacttctaacacccttaattcttgttttatatttaattggacttatctaaatgattctaaacattcctactaccattctaaagtgatcaaaactcaaattcaactctaaaacaccaattgCCACAACTTAGGTACCCAAATCCAATTCTACTACTttgcacctattttgatcaatttagtgactcaaacaagtcacaatacagtgGTTAAGACTGCCTCAACAGCCCAATCATGCTTTAGATCTCAaatgcccaaaatcactacctcacttcctctcaaagtgaCCTAAAAACCACAAAACTCCAAATTTCTATCCAACCAAAAATATACCAGATTTCACACTTAAATCACTtcctgtaacatcccaaattctcacattaatgtaacatcccaacttttcacacttgataattaacattacatttacggtaacattccgtaatctcaccctttaaaatttcctagttgatataagtttatacatgtaaaaagattctaattatagttcttctactcctccctttccttggtactatgtgaggcgacattccttcatctgctcccgtataacgaattatacgatcatcgcacatacccaaacataaaacacaaacaagtagggtgagctaccatgcaacaaatcatttataagacatgcataattacttcgatacaaacatcatataataattatgtcaaacaccctcataccatcgtaccacaattcctattagacactcgtcccacaatacccaataaataccataatactcaatagacattcattccataatacccaataaacactcatcccacaatacttaacactcattccacaatacccaatagacacttatccccacgatattcaataggcacttatccccacaatattcaataggcacttatcccaacgatatgttgatgagcgatacaacggaaggtttttcacttgtgatgtcattcttagtcccctcactatgtccaaaaccggcacatagaccaggacattctgccctccatacgattcacaaggttagtcccctcactatgtcctaaaccggcacatagaccaggacattctgccctccataccattcacaaggttagtcccctcactatgtcctaaaccggcacatagaccaggacctcctgcccctctcaccacataattcatcattctctacttgagactgaatgattattagagtatcaggataacctccaacttcatgaccctcaacatcaacatatacgcacataccatgacattacagaatctctccacgaaactcataccatgctcacattccttaactcatattataccattacgaaatctacccataatcctcatacacataccatgacattacagaatctctccgcgagactcataccatactcacattcctcgactcatattatacccttacgacattttcccgtaatactcatacatgtttagatgcataaatttaaatcaaataaacttcaatcatttcaggaatcatacaaactgaatatattccaacaagatatattacatgataatttaacagtacataatctgtacacaagatttaagttaaaaacctgtcgagtagacttccaggaaagagaggtgcgtcacaatggacaacttaagtaccaagtctttccttagccaaagtgttcctcaactagtttttaacaaatttcttattaacagattcaaaacaacagcatataatatttacaccgaatatcaatatagataaacatacagtaagcattaacaatattcatacataatttcaagacatgaatagtaataaaacagtactaaatcataatataaaaagcTTAGAAAatttagctcccctacctctattccagacttaatctcctgctgcgaatttgtttcccccgaaacccttcagaacctctactcttcttgcaactaaaaatttctctctaactctttcttctctatttctcaagctctcacttgattcctcttttcttggtgcaaaatacccttccctcctatggctatttataggttaaaaaaatttactattcattaatattttaatattatttattattttaatattttaatattatttaaaaaataatattttaatcatttactTATTAAATCTGATCCCTATTTCTTCCATACTAAGAAATCctaatttcttccatgctaaggaatcctaATTTCTTTCAtgataagaatttatttttactattcactattcacttttactattcgattttcttaaaaaaaaaatactaaataagttatcaaaaattttaacctctccttataaaattactataattttatatccaaaatttatatttttctatccattaaaattattattactaataaaatgctaaaatttactattataaatatttttcatgggtcttacacttCCAATTGGTCAATTATAGCAATTCAAACCCATccaaatcaattccaaacaGCTCAACACAGTTTCATGGATTTCACGTATCAATACATACATTACAACATACTTAAAACGCAAAATACAACTCCAAACAGTGCACCAATTCAGAATCCAATatacatacatttcatacaagCAATTTAAAGAAGTATTATAGCTCCCCTAACCTTAGGGTTTCACAGCTAACCTCACAACTTGATTCAACAGCGCCTAACTCAAAGAGAACTCAACcaaaccctacaaaccaccCAATGGGTGATAGAACAACTCTTTAGAGCTAAGTTTGACAAGAAATTAAAGGAGAAGGTTTCTAATTACATGCCCTAGGTTCCCAAAAGAGGAGGAAAAAGGGAAACGACTTACCCACGGTAGAACGAGAATCTAATCGGATGGTTGCGAAGCTCTTTGCGCCGTGGTCACTTGAGCACCACCTAGACCAACATGCAACGGGAGAATGTGAGggaatggtagagagaaggcagagaaaagAAGAGCTGAACTTTTAGAAAGAGAATGGAAAGCTGAGATAAGGAACTCTGATTTTTGAAAGATCCCTTCCTAAGGTCTTAGTGCCTTTAGCCTTATGGACCTGGCTGTCTCAACATAAGGCCCAACTGTCACAATCTCCCACCCTTACATGATGTATTGTGTTAgacttaaatattattatctcaatagttaaatacaaatttatattattataaaatatatttattataaatttgacgataacataatttatttgttcaaaattgtgcatatgaaattatgaaattacCATATTTGCATCTTCCATTCAttctcattattttatttttgttttgtttactATAGTTTATTTCAAGTTagagaaatttaaattaaatttttatttgagtatAATTGACTTTTTATAT
This window of the Vigna angularis cultivar LongXiaoDou No.4 chromosome 7, ASM1680809v1, whole genome shotgun sequence genome carries:
- the LOC128197737 gene encoding probable starch synthase 4, chloroplastic/amyloplastic; translated protein: MQDNSARDRVNSVKGGIVFSNIVTTVSPTYAQEVRTAEGGHGLHSTLSSHSRKFIGILNGIDTDAWNPATDEFLPVQYNATDLHGKVENKQALRRKLGLSSADIRRPLVIGRILNGSW